Proteins from one Thermobifida alba genomic window:
- a CDS encoding class I SAM-dependent methyltransferase, giving the protein MTPQIWDAELYDTRHAFVAAHGAALLDLLDAAPGERVLDAGCGTGEHVARLAGAGVDAVGVDASPEMVRRAAARFPGLRFSVADLRDLPFREEFDAVLSNATLHWVPEADRVAARLHTALRPGGRLVAEFGGAGNISAIDTAARALRADHGLPEAASPWYFPTSAEYARVLRGAGFEVRAIRLFDRPTRLTGEDGLAHWVRMFAAHLLEHVADPDAFLAELDERLRPALYRDGSWWADYRRLRVVAVR; this is encoded by the coding sequence ATGACCCCGCAGATCTGGGACGCCGAACTGTACGACACCCGTCACGCCTTCGTCGCCGCGCACGGGGCGGCGCTGCTCGACCTGCTCGACGCCGCCCCCGGCGAACGGGTCCTGGACGCCGGGTGCGGCACCGGGGAGCACGTGGCGCGCCTGGCCGGGGCGGGCGTGGACGCGGTCGGGGTGGACGCCAGCCCCGAGATGGTCCGACGGGCCGCCGCACGCTTCCCCGGCCTGCGCTTCAGCGTCGCCGACCTGCGCGACCTGCCGTTCCGCGAGGAGTTCGACGCGGTGCTGAGCAACGCCACGCTGCACTGGGTGCCCGAGGCCGACCGCGTCGCCGCCCGCCTGCACACCGCGCTGCGCCCGGGCGGGCGCCTGGTCGCCGAGTTCGGCGGGGCGGGCAACATCTCCGCCATCGACACCGCGGCCCGCGCCCTGCGCGCCGACCACGGCCTGCCCGAGGCCGCCTCGCCCTGGTACTTCCCCACCTCCGCCGAGTACGCGCGCGTGCTCCGAGGCGCCGGGTTCGAGGTGCGCGCCATCCGGCTGTTCGACCGTCCCACCCGCCTGACCGGCGAGGACGGACTGGCCCACTGGGTCCGCATGTTCGCCGCCCACCTGCTGGAGCACGTCGCCGACCCCGACGCGTTCCTCGCCGAACTGGACGAGCGCCTGCGCCCGGCGCTGTACCGGGACGGCTCCTGGTGGGCGGACTACCGGCGCCTGCGCGTGGTCGCGGTCCGCTGA
- a CDS encoding Gfo/Idh/MocA family protein, translating to MTTDNGVLRWGVLGTGGIANAFLEGLRVVGGARVTAVGSRSEASAARFADTWGIPNRHVGAEALAADPEVDVVYVATPHPAHHAGTLTCLAAGKHVLCEKPLAMNVREATEMIEAARANGRFLMEAMWTRFAPASRQISRLLADGAIGELRMLTANFGNAVPYDPASRLWAPELGGGALLDLGVYPVALASHFLGELTVVGVSGRLAPNGVVDAQTTVLVESRDGVTGLLACSLDAPLPNRVALIGTRGRIELERWWCPTDFVLHRDGHAPEAYAFPHRANGYEHEAEEVARRIAAGELESPLMPWAESLRVTRIMDEVRERLGVVYPADTVAA from the coding sequence ATGACGACGGACAACGGTGTGCTGCGGTGGGGTGTGCTCGGGACCGGCGGGATCGCCAACGCCTTCCTGGAGGGGCTGCGCGTGGTCGGGGGCGCCCGCGTCACCGCGGTCGGCTCGCGCAGCGAGGCCTCCGCCGCGCGCTTCGCCGACACCTGGGGCATCCCCAACCGGCACGTCGGGGCGGAGGCCCTGGCCGCCGACCCCGAGGTGGACGTCGTCTACGTCGCCACCCCCCACCCCGCCCACCACGCGGGCACCCTGACCTGCCTGGCGGCGGGCAAGCACGTCCTGTGCGAGAAGCCGCTGGCGATGAACGTCCGCGAGGCCACCGAGATGATCGAGGCGGCCCGCGCCAACGGGCGTTTCCTCATGGAGGCCATGTGGACCCGCTTCGCTCCCGCGAGCCGTCAGATCAGCCGCCTGCTCGCCGACGGCGCCATCGGCGAGCTGCGGATGCTCACCGCGAACTTCGGCAACGCCGTGCCCTACGATCCGGCCAGCCGGCTGTGGGCGCCGGAACTCGGCGGCGGCGCCCTGCTGGACCTGGGCGTCTACCCGGTGGCGCTGGCCTCGCACTTCCTGGGTGAGCTGACCGTCGTGGGCGTGAGCGGCCGCCTGGCCCCCAACGGGGTGGTCGACGCCCAGACCACCGTGCTGGTGGAGAGCCGCGACGGGGTGACCGGCCTGCTGGCCTGCTCGCTGGACGCGCCGCTGCCCAACCGGGTCGCCCTGATCGGCACCCGCGGCCGGATCGAGCTGGAGCGCTGGTGGTGCCCCACCGACTTCGTACTCCACCGCGACGGGCACGCCCCGGAGGCCTACGCCTTCCCGCACCGCGCCAACGGCTACGAGCACGAGGCCGAGGAGGTCGCCCGCCGCATCGCCGCCGGTGAACTGGAGAGCCCGCTCATGCCCTGGGCGGAGAGCCTGCGCGTCACGCGGATCATGGACGAGGTGCGCGAACGCCTGGGCGTGGTCTACCCGGCCGACACCGTCGCCGCCTGA